In Salarias fasciatus chromosome 20, fSalaFa1.1, whole genome shotgun sequence, a single window of DNA contains:
- the LOC115408490 gene encoding taste receptor type 1 member 1-like, translated as MVHILGFLSLLGSVLNAVPRNTVLSSEFQLDGDYLLGGLFDIHHVSSPLHLDRPEAIDCTSHSLILSSYQRFQLMRFAVEEINNSTSLLPNISLGYILFDQCSDGHSFPSILNLISVNGLIDPWGEPPKNLIGVIGSYTSSKTMSVAPLLMMDLIPMVSYGAASSELSQKKTYPSFLRTLPSNKNVIEIIVKILKYFKWHWVSFLHDNNSYGTDGRELFIRNIQDTEICLAYIKALDHQTDYPGILRQIDALRVHVIIVFASDWRVEVLFESAIQQNVTNKVWLATNTWSLNRKLPKTKGIRNIGTVLGVAAPATTIPGFSDFVHSAKAAALSENAEQETFCNQVFNCTGLSAADIIDADPSFSFPVYAAVHAIAHALHNTLQCGAGRCKDNITVYPNMVLAELKKINFTLFNQTIHFDENGDHNYGFYLIVFWNRNGDVQEVGYYEFYPPFHLVINSTDIQWHTNGKVPTSVCSQECPVGYKKKPEGIHRCCFNCEICPNETFINVTEDPYTCVSCTDAEWSAEGSTSCNLRVVEFVPFTDPGAVVIMVAALVLVGLNLAVSVLFAINFNTPVVRSAGGPLCFLILICLTLSSLSVYFYFGQPTSVSCVLRLLPFLLFHTVCLACFVVRSFQIVCIFKIAAKLPKLYSWWMKYHGQCLFIAVSFAIQALLLLIGYSSDPPKPFNETFWYRDKIVLGCDINLKASSTSVIFLLSLCLLCFIFSYMGKDLPKNYNEAKSITFCLLLFILTWIAFATVYLLYNGTNIQTLNALAVLSSLYSFLMWYFIPKCLIIIFQPQRNTQQYFQGLIQSYTKTISQ; from the exons ATGGTGCACATTTTGGGTTTTCTGAGTCTGCTGGGATCTGTCCTGAACGCTGTACCTCGAAACACTGTCTTGTCCTCAGAATTTCAGCTGGATGGAGATTATTTGCTCGGTGGGCTTTTCGACATCCATCATGTCagctctcctcttcatctcgaCAGACCAGAGGCCATCGACTGCACCAG CCACTCTTTAATTCTGTCAAGTTATCAAAGGTTTCAGTTGATGAGATTTGCTGTCGAGGAAATCAACAACTCCACCAGCCTCCTACCAAATATATCACTTGGCTATATTCTGTTTGACCAGTGTTCAGATGGGCATAGCTTCCCAAGCATACTCAACCTCATCTCAGTGAATGGCTTGATTGATCCTTGGGGTGAGCCACCCAAGAATTTGATTGGTGTGATTGGGAGTTACACAAGCTCTAAGACAATGAGCGTTGCTCCGCTCTTGATGATGGATCTCATTCCCATG GTCAGCTATGGTGCAGCCAGTTCAGAGTTGTCACAAAAGAAAACCTATCCATCTTTCTTACGAACGTTGCCTTCCaacaaaaatgtcattgaaATTATCGTCAAGATTTTGAAGTACTTTAAGTGGCATTGGGTATCTTTCCTTCATGATAATAACAGTTATGGCACAGATGGTCGAGAATTATTCATAAGGAACATTCAAGATACTGAGATTTGCCTGGCATATATCAAAGCCCTTGATCATCAAACAGATTACCCAGGAATATTAAGACAGATAGATGCTCTGAGGGTACATGTCATAATTGTTTTTGCTTCTGATTGGAGGGTAGAAGTTCTTTTCGAATCAGCAATACAACAAAATGTCACCAACAAGGTGTGGTTGGCAACAAATACATGGTCCTTGAACAGAAAACTGCCCAAGACAAAAGGAATCAGGAACATTGGGACTGTTCTTGGGGTTGCTGCTCCTGCAACGACGATACCTGGTTTCAGTGATTTTGTCCATTCTGccaaagctgctgctctcagtGAAAATGCAGAGCAAGAGACATTTTGTAATCAAGTTTTCAATTGCACTGGGCTGAGTGCTGCAGATATCATTGATGCAGACCCAAGTTTCTCTTTTCCTGTTTATGCTGCTGTGCACGCCATCGCCCACGCCTTACACAATACATTACAATGTGGAGCGGGTAGATGTAAAGACAATATTACAGTGTACCCAAATATG GTCCTAGCAGAGCTGAAAAAGATCAATTTTACACTCTTCAATCAAACTATACACTTTGATGAGAATGGTGACCACAACTATGGATTCTACTTAATAGTTTTTTGGAACCGCAATGGTGACGTGCAGGAGGTCGGTTATTATGAATTTTACCCACCCTTCCATTTGGTCATCAACAGCACAGACATTCAGTGGCACACAAATGGAAaa GTTCCAACTTCAGTTTGTTCCCAGGAGTGTCCTGTGGGATACAAAAAAAAGCCAGAAGGAATTCATAGATGTTGCTTCAATTGTGAAATCTGCCCAAATGAAACTTTTATCAATGTCACAG AGGATCCCTACACTTGTGTCTCCTGCACTGATGCTGAATGGTCTGCAGAGGGAAGCACGTCATGCAACCTGCGGGTGGTGGAGTTTGTACCGTTCACAGACCCTGGAGCTGTGGTCATCATGGTTGCTGCCTTGGTCTTGGTGGGACTGAATCTGGCTGTGTCTGTTCTCTTTGCCATCAACTTTAACACACCTGTGGTCAGATCTGCTGGAGGACCCTTGTGCTTCCTCATTTTAATCTGCCTCACTCTTTCTAGTCTTAGTGTGTACTTTTATTTTGGTCAGCCAACATCAGTTTCTTGTGTCTTGAGGTTATTACCATTTCTGTTGTTCCACACGGTCTGTCTGGCCTGTTTTGTTGTGCGCTCTTTTCagattgtttgtatttttaagaTAGCAGCCAAGTTGCCAAAGCTTTACAGCTGGTGGATGAAATATCATGGACAGTGCCTGTTCATCGCTGTGTCTTTTGCCATTCAGGCCCTTTTACTTCTTATTGGATACTCTTCTGATCCTCCCAAACCCTTCAATGAAACATTTTGGTACAGAGACAAAATAGTTCTTGGTTGTGACATTAATTTGAAAGCATCTTCCACTTCTGTGATTTTCCTTTTATCcctgtgtttgctttgcttcattttctcctaCATGGGGAAAGACCTCCCAAAGAATTACAATGAAGCTAAATCGATCACTTTCTGTCTGCTCCTGTTCATCCTCACATGGATCGCCTTTGccacagtatacttactttacAATGGGACAAACATCCAGACTCTGAATGCTCTGGCAGTCCTCTCCAGTCTTTATTCTTTCCTTATGTGGTACTTCATTCCAAAATGTTTGATCATTATCTTCCAAccccagagaaacacacagcagtacTTCCAAGGTCTCATTCAGAGTTACACCAAAACCATCAGTCAGTAG
- the LOC115408335 gene encoding taste receptor type 1 member 1-like — protein sequence MEIFYSVAFLTSITSALLFILTDQRPSTAPEDPYTCVSCTDAEWSAEGSTSCNLRVVEFVPFTDAGAVVIMVAAWGLVGLNLAVSVLFAINYNTPVVRSAGGPMCFLILICLTLSSLSVYFYFGQPTAASCVLRFLPFLLFYTVCLACFVVRSFQIVCIFKIAAKLPKLYSLWMKYHGQWLVIAVAFAIQALLLLIGYSFDPPKPFNETFWYRDKIVLGCDINLKASSTSVIFLLSLCFLCFIFSYMGKDLPKNYNEAKSITFCLLLFILTWIAFATVYVLYNGAYIQTLNALAVLSSLYSFLMWYFLPKCTIIIFQPQRNTPQYFQGLIQSYTKTISQ from the exons ATGGAGATTTTTTACTCGGTGGCATTTTTGACATCCATCACGTCAGCTCTCCTCTTCATTTTGACAGACCAGAGGCCATCGACTGCACCAG AGGATCCCTACACTTGTGTCTCCTGCACTGATGCTGAATGGTCTGCAGAGGGAAGCACATCATGCAACCTGCGGGTGGTGGAGTTTGTACCGTTCACAGACGCTGGAGCTGTGGTCATCATGGTTGCTGCCTGGGGCTTGGTGGGACTGAATCTGGCTGTGTCTGTTCTCTTTGCCATCAACTACAACACACCTGTGGTCAGATCTGCTGGAGGACCCATGTGCTTCCTCATTTTAATCTGCCTCACTCTTTCTAGTCTCAGTGTGTACTTTTATTTTGGTCAGccaacagcagcttcctgtgtctTGAGGTTTTTACCATTTCTGCTGTTCTACACTGTCTGTCTGGCCTGTTTTGTTGTGCGCTCTTTTcaaattgtttgtatttttaaaatagCAGCCAAGTTGCCAAAGCTTTACAGTTTGTGGATGAAATATCACGGACAGTGGCTGGTCATCGCTGTTGCTTTTGCCATTCAGGCCCTTTTACTTCTTATTGGATACTCTTTTGATCCTCCCAAACCATTCAATGAAACATTTTGGTACAGAGACAAAATAGTTCTTGGTTGTGACATTAATTTGAAAGCATCTTCCACTTCTGTGATTTTCCTTTTAtccctgtgttttctttgcttcattttctcctaCATGGGGAAAGACCTCCCAAAGAACTACAATGAAGCTAAATCGATCACTTTCTGTCTGCTCCTGTTTATCCTCACATGGATCGCCTTTGCCACAGTGTACGTACTTTACAATGGGGCATACATCCAGACTTTGAATGCTCTGGCAGTCCTCTCCAGTCTGTACTCATTTCTTATGTGGTACTTCCTTCCAAAATGTACTATTATTATCTTCCAACCCCAGAGAAACACACCGCAGTACTTCCAAGGTCTCATTCAGAGTTACACCAAAACCATCAGTCAGTAG
- the LOC115408488 gene encoding taste receptor type 1 member 1-like has translation MVQILAFVCLLGSVLNDVPQNTIPSSEFQLDGDFLLGGLFNIHHVSSPLHLHRPEAIDCTSHSLILSSYQRFQLMRFAVEEINNSTSLLPNISLGYILFDQCSDGHSFPSILNLISVNGLIDPWGEPPKNLIGVIGSHTTPKTVSVAPLLMMDLIPMVSYAATSSEFSEKKTYPSFFRTLPSNKDVIEVIVKILKHFKWHWVSFLYNDNNYGSDGRELFIRKIQDTEICLAYTKGLDQRTDYPQIFRQINTLRVHVIIVFATEWVVEVLFKSAIQQNVTNKVWLATNAWSLNRKLPKTKGIRKVGTVFGVAASATTIPGFSDFVHSAKAVALCENAEQETFCNQIFNCSGLSAADVIDADPSYSFPVYAAVYSIAHALHKTLECKVGRCNDNITVYPHMVLAELKKSNFTLLNQTIHFDENGDPNYGLYFIVFWNHNGEAQEIGYYEFFPPFHFVINSHEIQWHTNGKVPASVCSQECPVGYKKEKAGIQNCCFNCEICQNGTFINVTEDPYTCVSCTDAEWSAEGSTSCSLRVVEFVPFTDTGAVVIMVAALVLVGLNLAVSVLFAINFNTPVVRSAGGPMCFLILISLTLSSLSVYFYFGQPTAASCTLRFLPFLLFYTVCLACFVVRSFQIVCIFKIAAKLPKLYSWWMKYHGQWLVITVAFAIQALLLLIGYSYDPPKPVNETFWYRDKIVLGCDINLKASSTSVIFLLSLCFLCFIFSYMGKDLPKNYNEAKSITFCLLLFILTWIAFATVYVLYNGTYIQTLNALGVLFSLFSFLLWYFLPKCLIIILQPQRNTQQYFQGLIQSYTKTISQ, from the exons CCACTCTTTAATTCTGTCAAGTTATCAAAGGTTTCAGTTGATGAGATTTGCTGTCGAGGAAATCAACAACTCCACCAGCCTCCTACCAAATATATCACTTGGCTATATTCTGTTTGACCAGTGTTCAGATGGGCATAGCTTCCCAAGCATACTCAACCTCATCTCAGTGAATGGCTTGATTGATCCTTGGGGTGAGCCACCCAAGAATTTGATCGGTGTGATTGGTAGTCACACAACCCCTAAGACAGTGAGTGTGGCTCCGCTCTTGATGATGGATCTCATTCCCATG GTCAGCTATGCTGCAACCAGCTCAGaattttcagaaaagaaaacctATCCATCTTTCTTCCGAACGTTGCCTTCCAACAAAGACGTCATTGAAGTTATCGTCAAGATTTTGAAGCACTTTAAGTGGCATTGGGTGTCTTTCCTTTATAACGATAACAATTATGGCAGTGATGGTCGAGAATTATTCATAAGGAAGATTCAAGATACTGAGATTTGCCTGGCATATACCAAAGGCCTTGATCAACGAACAGATTACCCCCAAATATTCAGACAGATAAATACTCTGAGGGTACATGTTATAATTGTTTTTGCAACCGAATGGGTCGTAGAAGTTCTTTTCAAATCGGCAATACAACAAAATGTCACCAACAAGGTGTGGTTGGCAACAAATGCATGGTCCTTGAATAGAAAGCTGCCCAAGACAAAAGGAATCAGGAAAGTTGGGACTGTGTTTGGGGTTGCTGCATCTGCAACGACAATACCAGGCTTCAGTGATTTTGTCCATTCTGCCAAAGCTGTTGCtctttgtgaaaatgcagagCAAGAGACATTTTGCAATCAAATTTTCAACTGCAGTGGGTTGAGTGCTGCAGATGTCATTGATGCAGACCCAAGTTATTCTTTTCCTGTTTATGCTGCTGTGTACTCCATCGCCCACGCCTTACACAAAACATTAGAATGCAAAGTTGGCAGATGTAATGACAATATCACGGTGTACCCACACATG gTTCTGGCAGAGCTGAAAAAGTCAAACTTCACACTTTTAAATCAAACTATACACTTTGATGAGAATGGTGACCCCAACTATGGACTCTACTTTATCGTCTTTTGGAACCACAACGGTGAAGCACAGGAAATCGGATATTATGAATTTTTCCCACCGTTCCATTTTGTTATCAACAGCCATGAAATTCAGTGGCATACAAATGGAAAa GTTCCAGCTTCAGTTTGCTCCCAGGAGTGCCCTGTAGgatacaagaaagaaaaagcaggaatCCAAAATTGCTGTTTCAACTGTGAAATCTGTCAAAATGGGACTTTTATCAATGTCACAG AGGATCCCTACACTTGTGTCTCCTGCACTGATGCTGAATGGTCTGCAGAGGGAAGCACGTCATGCAGCCTGCGGGTGGTGGAGTTTGTACCGTTCACAGACACTGGAGCTGTGGTCATCATGGTTGCTGCCTTGGTCTTGGTGGGACTGAATCTGGCTGTGTCTGTTCTCTTTGCCATCAACTTTAACACACCTGTGGTCAGATCTGCTGGAGGACCCATGTGCTTCCTCATTTTGATCAGTCTCACTCTTTCTAGCCTCAGTGTGTACTTTTATTTTGGTCAGccaacagcagcttcctgtACCTTGAGGTTCTTACCATTTCTGCTGTTCTACACTGTCTGTCTGGCCTGTTTTGTTGTACGCTCTTTTCagattgtttgtatttttaagaTAGCAGCCAAGTTGCCAAAGCTTTACAGCTGGTGGATGAAGTATCACGGACAGTGGCTGGTCATCACTGTGGCTTTTGCCATTCAGGCCCTTTTACTTCTTATTGGATACTCTTATGATCCTCCTAAACCCGTCAATGAAACATTTTGGTACAGAGACAAAATAGTTCTTGGTTGTGACATTAATTTGAAAGCATCATCCACTTCTGTGATTTTCCTTTTATCCCTGTGTTTCCTTTGCTTTATTTTCTCGTACATGGGGAAAGACCTCCCAAAGAATTACAATGAAGCTAAATCGATCACCTTCTGTCTGCTCCTGTTCATCCTCACATGGATCGCCTTTGCCACAGTGTACGTACTTTACAATGGGACATACATCCAGACTCTGAATGCTCTGGGAGTCCTCTTCAGTCTCTTCTCTTTCCTTCTGTGGTACTTCCTCCCAAAATGTTTGATCATTATTTTACaaccacagagaaacacacagcagtacTTTCAAGGTCTCATTCAGAGTTACACCAAAACAATCAGCCAGTAG